In Actinomycetes bacterium, one DNA window encodes the following:
- the uvrB gene encoding excinuclease ABC subunit UvrB produces the protein MQRRVAPLKVVSDYQPSGDQPAAIAEITERIRGDSQDVVLLGATGTGKSATTAWIVEKLQRPTLVLAPNKTLAAQLANEFRELFPDNAVEYFVSYYDYYQPEAYIPQSDTYIEKDSSINEEVERLRHSATNSLLTRRDVIVVASVSAIYGLGTPQEYVDRMVRLRVGEEIERNAMLRKLVEMQYVRNDVSFQRGTFRVRGDTVEIFPVYEEHPVRVEMFGDEIERLMTLHPVTGEVITEDEELYIFPATHYVAGPERMERALRGIETELADRLAELERQNKLLEAQRLRMRTDYDIEMMRQVGTCAGIENYSRHIDGRGPGSAPNCLLDYFPEDFLLVIDESHVTVPQIGGMYEGDMSRKRTLVDHGFRLPSAMDNRPLRWEEFTERIGQTIYLSATPGPYELEKVGGDAVEQIIRPTGLLDPEIILKPTKGQIDDLVAEIRQRTERDERVLVTTLTKRMAEDLTAYLLEQGLRVRYLHAEVDTIRRVELLRELRLGEYDVLVGINLLREGLDLPEVSLVAILDADKEGFLRSERSLIQTIGRAARNVSGQVHMYADEMTDSMQFAIDETNRRRAKQTAYNEENGIDPTPLRKKIADITDLLAREDEDTATLLGSARVQSRGKGRGAMAAAIPERPTRSLAESELAELIEQLTQQMHTAAEELQFEMAARYRDEIRSLKQELRGMQEAT, from the coding sequence CTGCAACGTCGGGTTGCCCCACTCAAGGTGGTCTCGGACTACCAGCCGTCGGGTGACCAGCCAGCAGCGATTGCCGAGATCACCGAACGCATTCGAGGCGATAGCCAGGATGTCGTGTTGTTGGGCGCGACGGGTACCGGCAAATCTGCCACGACCGCTTGGATCGTGGAGAAGTTGCAGCGGCCTACCTTGGTGTTGGCGCCCAATAAAACTCTAGCTGCCCAGTTGGCGAATGAGTTTCGTGAGTTGTTTCCCGATAACGCTGTCGAATATTTCGTCTCCTACTACGACTACTACCAGCCGGAGGCATACATCCCCCAGTCCGATACCTACATCGAGAAAGACTCCTCCATTAACGAAGAGGTGGAGCGGCTGCGGCACTCAGCGACTAACTCGCTGCTAACCCGTCGAGATGTGATCGTGGTTGCGTCGGTATCTGCGATCTACGGTTTGGGGACTCCGCAGGAGTATGTCGATCGCATGGTGCGGCTACGAGTTGGTGAGGAAATCGAGCGCAACGCAATGCTGCGCAAGCTCGTGGAGATGCAGTACGTCCGTAACGATGTCAGTTTTCAGCGCGGCACCTTCCGAGTTCGCGGGGATACTGTCGAAATCTTTCCGGTGTACGAGGAGCACCCAGTCCGCGTGGAGATGTTTGGCGATGAGATTGAGCGGCTGATGACCTTGCATCCCGTTACGGGTGAGGTCATCACCGAAGATGAGGAGTTGTACATCTTTCCCGCTACGCACTACGTGGCGGGCCCGGAACGTATGGAACGGGCGCTGCGGGGCATCGAGACCGAGTTGGCGGATCGGCTCGCGGAACTGGAACGGCAGAACAAACTGTTGGAGGCACAGCGGCTGCGGATGCGCACTGACTACGACATCGAAATGATGCGTCAGGTCGGGACCTGTGCCGGAATCGAGAACTATTCCCGTCACATTGATGGCCGCGGCCCCGGCAGCGCACCCAACTGCTTGCTGGACTACTTTCCAGAAGACTTCCTACTGGTGATCGATGAGTCGCACGTCACTGTGCCGCAGATCGGCGGCATGTACGAAGGGGATATGAGCCGCAAGCGGACTCTGGTAGATCACGGTTTCCGGCTCCCCAGTGCCATGGACAACCGTCCGCTGCGTTGGGAAGAGTTCACCGAACGCATCGGTCAGACCATCTATCTCTCGGCAACCCCGGGGCCGTATGAACTCGAGAAAGTAGGAGGTGACGCTGTCGAACAGATCATTCGCCCCACCGGACTACTGGACCCGGAGATCATCCTGAAGCCCACCAAGGGGCAAATCGATGATCTGGTGGCGGAGATTCGGCAGCGCACCGAGCGGGACGAGCGGGTGCTGGTTACGACGCTGACCAAGCGAATGGCAGAAGACTTGACCGCCTACTTGTTGGAGCAGGGGCTGCGGGTGCGTTATCTGCACGCGGAGGTGGACACCATTCGCCGGGTCGAGTTACTGCGGGAACTGCGCCTGGGGGAGTACGACGTGCTCGTCGGGATCAATCTACTGCGTGAGGGCCTTGACCTCCCCGAGGTGTCACTGGTCGCGATTCTGGACGCGGACAAAGAGGGGTTCCTGCGCAGCGAACGTAGCCTGATTCAGACCATCGGTCGAGCCGCCCGCAATGTCTCCGGCCAAGTGCACATGTATGCCGACGAGATGACTGATTCGATGCAGTTCGCGATCGATGAAACTAACCGGCGGCGCGCCAAACAGACCGCATATAACGAAGAGAATGGCATCGATCCGACGCCATTGCGGAAGAAGATCGCAGACATTACCGACCTGTTGGCACGAGAGGACGAAGATACTGCGACGCTGCTGGGCTCTGCGCGGGTGCAAAGCCGCGGTAAGGGTCGCGGTGCTATGGCTGCGGCGATTCCAGAGCGACCCACGCGCAGTCTTGCGGAGTCGGAGCTTGCCGAATTGATTGAACAACTCACCCAGCAAATGCACACTGCGGCAGAAGAGCTGCAGTTCGAGATGGCAGCGCGCTATCGCGATGAGATCCGTTCGCTGAAGCAAGAACTCCGCGGTATGCAGGAAGCCACCTGA